In the genome of Streptomyces sp. V2I9, one region contains:
- a CDS encoding FAD-dependent monooxygenase: protein MDPVIVVGAGPVGLTLSLALAAQGVPSVVLDEGSGAEEARPARTVVLREDTADLVGRLGCRELDRVGLRWAGWRSMRRKQLVRNVPLSGGPRDEKAPPLRSPLHLPQHELSAALRAAADKEPLVRLVPMSRIDTLEQDRDGITAHTREPGSTWWRGSYLVGCDGARSTVRKLLDIRFPGRTAVERHAVAALRAELPWADEAVLHRQPPWRSGGAEVSARPLPGGVWRLDWLLPPGGELVTPEALISRVRDTLAGWCGDTPPYELLDTGVHTLHHRLARRWRRQRAFLAGDAAHLLGALGTQGLDEGVRDAENLAWKLAHAWHHGPAEQLLDSYQAERRAAVAARLRAADQSLPILRGGGGLRTLVPGAARGHDTLVADGHLGRGALGAPPSYSHSPLSPPHSEAHTVVGTPPGAPVTDVTVTAPDGTTTRLRERLGQGHPLVILVAPGTGVWDRRHWQTAGVMPRLTDAVAALPGTAELLVTESYPGASAHTVLLVRPDGHLVAAFGGVQPRELFTAAQAALGGAPRDEREREAESDSVEPGEVNGRQREAPRVQRPRTRIHADGTAGRP from the coding sequence GTGGACCCGGTGATCGTCGTCGGCGCCGGGCCCGTCGGCCTGACGCTGTCGCTGGCCCTGGCCGCCCAGGGCGTCCCCTCGGTCGTCCTCGACGAGGGCTCCGGCGCGGAGGAGGCCCGTCCCGCCCGTACCGTCGTGCTGCGCGAGGACACCGCCGACCTGGTGGGCCGTCTCGGCTGCCGGGAGCTGGACCGGGTCGGGCTGCGCTGGGCGGGCTGGCGCTCGATGCGCCGGAAGCAGCTCGTCCGGAACGTTCCGCTGAGCGGAGGCCCCCGTGACGAGAAGGCCCCGCCGCTCCGTTCGCCGCTCCACCTCCCGCAGCACGAGCTGAGCGCGGCCCTGCGCGCGGCGGCCGACAAGGAGCCGCTGGTCCGGCTGGTGCCGATGAGCCGGATCGACACGCTGGAGCAGGACCGCGACGGCATCACGGCGCACACCCGCGAACCGGGCTCGACCTGGTGGCGCGGGAGCTATCTGGTCGGCTGCGACGGCGCCCGGTCCACCGTGCGCAAGCTGCTCGACATCCGCTTCCCCGGTCGTACGGCGGTGGAACGGCACGCCGTCGCCGCCCTGCGGGCCGAACTGCCCTGGGCCGACGAGGCCGTTCTGCACCGGCAGCCGCCCTGGCGGAGCGGAGGCGCCGAGGTCTCCGCCCGGCCGTTGCCGGGCGGCGTGTGGCGGCTGGACTGGCTGCTGCCTCCGGGCGGCGAACTGGTCACCCCGGAGGCCCTGATCAGCCGGGTCCGGGACACCCTGGCCGGCTGGTGCGGCGACACCCCGCCGTACGAACTGCTGGACACCGGCGTCCACACGCTCCACCACCGGCTCGCCCGGCGCTGGCGCAGGCAGCGCGCCTTCCTCGCGGGGGATGCCGCGCATCTGCTGGGCGCTCTCGGCACCCAGGGCCTCGACGAGGGCGTCCGGGACGCGGAGAACCTGGCCTGGAAGCTCGCCCACGCCTGGCACCACGGCCCGGCCGAGCAGCTCCTCGACAGCTACCAGGCGGAGCGCCGGGCGGCGGTGGCCGCCCGGCTGCGCGCCGCCGACCAGTCGCTGCCGATACTGCGCGGTGGTGGCGGGCTGCGCACCCTGGTGCCGGGCGCGGCACGTGGCCACGACACCCTGGTCGCCGACGGCCACCTGGGCCGCGGAGCACTGGGCGCGCCCCCGTCGTACTCCCACTCGCCTCTTTCACCGCCGCACTCGGAGGCGCACACCGTCGTGGGTACGCCCCCCGGTGCGCCGGTGACCGATGTGACGGTGACCGCGCCGGACGGGACGACGACACGGTTGCGGGAACGGCTCGGACAGGGCCACCCGCTGGTGATCCTGGTCGCGCCGGGGACCGGTGTCTGGGACCGGCGGCACTGGCAGACGGCGGGCGTCATGCCGCGCCTCACGGACGCCGTCGCGGCTCTTCCGGGGACGGCGGAACTACTGGTCACCGAGAGCTACCCGGGGGCCTCCGCGCACACCGTCCTGCTGGTCCGGCCCGATGGTCACCTGGTGGCGGCGTTCGGCGGCGTACAGCCGCGGGAACTGTTCACCGCGGCACAGGCCGCGCTGGGCGGTGCGCCCCGCGACGAGCGGGAGCGGGAGGCGGAGTCCGACTCCGTCGAGCCGGGCGAGGTGAACGGCCGCCAGCGGGAAGCTCCGCGCGTGCAGCGGCCCAGGACGCGGATTCACGCGGACGGAACGGCCGGACGCCCCTGA
- a CDS encoding amino acid ABC transporter permease — protein MSASVLYDAPGPKAVVRNRIYAVVGSLAIVALIVVSLVRLSDKGHLAPEMWDIFNYAGIRQNIADAVLATLKAFGLAAVGSLVLGVLLAVGRLSDHRPVRWVATTFIELFRSLPLLITIYAIWVGFLTDHSMWALAAGLSVYNGCVQAEVLRAGINSVPKGQSEAAYALGMSKTQVMTTVLMPQAVRSMLPTIISQLVVTLKDTSLGFIILYPELLQTARLIASNTQVNGQYPYVSTIAVIGTIYITMCLLLSALATWIEKRGRRAKTGIKVAPGAQTAGIPTVDAAGPDAGGAGGAGPVDGGAGGAGVSKD, from the coding sequence ATGAGCGCCAGCGTTCTTTACGACGCCCCGGGCCCCAAGGCCGTCGTCCGCAACCGGATCTACGCCGTCGTCGGCAGCCTCGCCATCGTGGCGCTGATCGTCGTCAGCCTCGTACGGCTCTCGGACAAGGGGCACCTCGCCCCGGAGATGTGGGACATCTTCAACTACGCGGGCATCCGGCAGAACATCGCCGACGCGGTGCTGGCGACCCTCAAGGCGTTCGGGCTGGCCGCGGTCGGTTCGCTGGTCCTCGGCGTGCTCCTGGCGGTGGGCCGGCTCTCCGACCACCGGCCGGTCCGCTGGGTGGCGACCACGTTCATCGAGCTGTTCCGCTCGCTGCCGCTGCTGATCACCATCTACGCGATCTGGGTCGGCTTCCTCACCGACCACTCGATGTGGGCGCTGGCGGCGGGCCTGTCCGTCTACAACGGCTGCGTCCAGGCCGAGGTGCTGCGCGCCGGCATCAACTCGGTGCCCAAGGGCCAGAGCGAGGCGGCGTACGCGCTCGGCATGAGCAAGACGCAGGTCATGACGACCGTCCTGATGCCGCAGGCCGTCCGGTCGATGCTGCCGACGATCATCAGCCAGCTCGTGGTGACCCTCAAGGACACCTCGCTCGGCTTCATCATCCTGTACCCGGAGCTGCTCCAGACGGCGCGTCTGATCGCCTCCAACACCCAGGTGAACGGGCAGTACCCGTACGTCTCGACGATCGCCGTCATCGGCACGATCTACATCACGATGTGTCTGCTGCTCTCGGCCCTGGCCACATGGATCGAGAAGCGCGGCCGCCGGGCCAAGACCGGCATCAAGGTCGCGCCCGGCGCCCAGACCGCCGGCATCCCCACCGTGGACGCCGCCGGCCCGGACGCGGGGGGCGCAGGGGGCGCAGGCCCGGTGGACGGCGGTGCCGGTGGGGCCGGTGTGAGCAAGGACTGA
- a CDS encoding DUF3046 domain-containing protein: MRLTIFWERMADHFGAAYADSFARDHVMAELGGRTVHQALDAGWETKDVWRAVCSAMDIPADKR; encoded by the coding sequence ATGCGGTTGACGATTTTCTGGGAGCGGATGGCCGACCATTTCGGCGCGGCGTACGCGGACTCCTTCGCCCGCGACCATGTGATGGCCGAACTCGGCGGTCGTACGGTGCACCAAGCCCTGGACGCGGGTTGGGAGACCAAGGACGTCTGGCGCGCGGTCTGCTCGGCCATGGACATCCCGGCGGACAAGCGCTGA
- a CDS encoding amino acid ABC transporter permease yields MNVLLDNFPAFRDGFIGTVSITAVSSLIALVLGVVVAGFRVSPVPPLRYFGTAWVTLMRNTPLTLLFLIFFFVVPEILFPGMSPFVLGSLALGFYTSSFVCEAVRSGINTVPLGQAEAARSIGMTFAQTLRIVVLPQATRTVIPPLSSIFIALTKNSAIAGAFSNAELFGWQKLMSDKGYDIVPVFIWVAIGYLIITFTISGLFRLLERRMEVAR; encoded by the coding sequence ATGAACGTACTGCTCGACAACTTCCCAGCGTTCCGCGACGGCTTCATAGGAACTGTGTCGATCACCGCCGTCAGCTCGCTCATCGCCCTGGTCCTCGGTGTGGTCGTCGCCGGGTTCCGCGTCTCGCCGGTGCCGCCGCTGCGGTACTTCGGCACCGCGTGGGTCACGCTGATGCGCAACACCCCGCTGACCCTGCTCTTCCTGATCTTCTTCTTCGTGGTGCCCGAGATCCTCTTCCCGGGGATGAGCCCGTTCGTCCTCGGCTCGCTGGCCCTCGGCTTCTACACCTCCTCGTTCGTCTGCGAGGCGGTCCGCTCCGGCATCAACACCGTGCCGCTGGGGCAGGCCGAGGCCGCGCGCTCGATCGGTATGACGTTCGCGCAGACCCTGAGGATCGTGGTGCTCCCCCAGGCGACACGGACCGTGATCCCGCCGCTGAGCAGCATCTTCATCGCGCTGACGAAGAACTCCGCGATCGCCGGCGCCTTCAGCAACGCCGAACTGTTCGGCTGGCAGAAGCTGATGAGCGACAAGGGCTACGACATCGTGCCCGTCTTCATCTGGGTGGCCATCGGCTATCTGATCATCACCTTTACCATCAGCGGCCTCTTCCGGCTGCTGGAGCGTCGCATGGAGGTCGCCCGATGA
- the recX gene encoding recombination regulator RecX: MTRRTEWPDSPEPGVPASGYGNADGFAAERGAAADHVGARSGRRSRGGPGAGSGFGEGAGRGARSGTRSSGSPSSSRAGKGEPRGSEEPRDPVEQARNICLRLLTGTPRTRKQLADALRKREIPDEAAEEVLARFEDVGLIDDAAFAGAWVESRHHGRGLARRALVRELRTKGVDSAVIDEAVGQLDADQEEETARELVARKLRSTRGLERDKRLRRLAGMLARKGYGEGMALRVVRQALEEEGEDAEGLDEPF; encoded by the coding sequence GTGACACGTCGTACGGAGTGGCCGGACAGCCCCGAGCCCGGCGTTCCCGCATCCGGATACGGGAACGCCGACGGGTTCGCCGCCGAGCGGGGGGCGGCAGCGGACCACGTAGGCGCCCGGTCCGGGCGCCGCTCACGCGGCGGACCGGGCGCCGGGAGCGGGTTCGGCGAAGGAGCGGGCCGCGGGGCCCGCTCCGGCACCAGAAGCAGCGGTTCCCCTTCCTCGTCGAGGGCCGGGAAAGGGGAACCGCGTGGCTCGGAGGAGCCGCGCGACCCGGTCGAGCAGGCGCGCAACATCTGCCTGCGGCTGCTCACCGGGACGCCGCGCACGCGCAAGCAGCTCGCGGACGCCCTGCGGAAGCGGGAGATCCCGGACGAGGCGGCCGAGGAGGTGCTCGCGCGCTTCGAGGACGTCGGACTGATCGATGATGCGGCGTTCGCCGGGGCCTGGGTCGAGTCCCGGCACCACGGCCGGGGGCTCGCGCGCCGTGCCCTCGTCCGTGAGCTGCGGACGAAGGGCGTGGACTCCGCGGTGATCGACGAGGCGGTCGGGCAGCTCGACGCGGATCAGGAGGAGGAGACGGCGCGCGAACTCGTGGCCCGCAAGCTCCGCTCCACGCGGGGCCTGGAGCGCGACAAGCGGCTGCGTCGGCTGGCGGGGATGCTCGCCCGCAAGGGGTACGGGGAGGGCATGGCCCTGCGGGTGGTGCGTCAGGCGCTGGAGGAGGAAGGCGAGGACGCGGAGGGTCTGGACGAGCCCTTCTGA
- a CDS encoding glutamate ABC transporter substrate-binding protein has protein sequence MKLRKSAAVAAIAVLALTATACGGKEGSAGDKPGGTKPGSSEAPALPTYTVAKDVALDSPVFKKAKERGKLILGAKADQPYLGFEDQSTKERSGFDIEIAKMIAADLGFSDKQIEWKTVDSGVRETAISKGQVDYYVGTYTINDERKKQVGFAGPYYKAGADLLVRKDDTSITGKESVKGKKVCSIVGSTPLQEIKKPEYGASVVELAKYSDCVQQLLTKQIDAVTTDDSILKGYAAANSGKLKVVGKPFTDEPYGVGLNKDDKVLREAISKSLEERVKDGTYKKIYEATLGLSGSDYVEPPAIERY, from the coding sequence ATGAAGCTCCGTAAGTCCGCCGCCGTCGCGGCCATCGCCGTCCTCGCCCTGACCGCTACCGCGTGCGGTGGCAAGGAGGGCTCCGCCGGTGACAAGCCGGGCGGCACGAAGCCGGGTTCCTCCGAGGCCCCCGCGCTGCCCACGTACACCGTGGCCAAGGACGTCGCCCTGGACTCCCCGGTCTTCAAGAAGGCCAAGGAGCGCGGCAAGCTGATCCTCGGCGCCAAGGCCGACCAGCCGTACCTCGGCTTCGAGGACCAGTCGACCAAGGAGCGCTCGGGCTTCGACATCGAGATCGCCAAGATGATCGCGGCCGACCTCGGTTTCTCGGACAAGCAGATCGAGTGGAAGACCGTCGACTCCGGCGTCCGCGAGACGGCCATCTCCAAGGGCCAGGTCGACTACTACGTCGGCACCTACACGATCAACGACGAGCGCAAGAAGCAGGTCGGCTTCGCCGGTCCGTACTACAAGGCCGGCGCGGACCTCCTGGTCCGCAAGGACGACACCTCCATCACCGGCAAGGAGTCGGTGAAGGGCAAGAAGGTCTGCTCGATCGTCGGCTCCACGCCGCTCCAGGAGATCAAGAAGCCCGAGTACGGCGCGAGCGTCGTCGAGCTGGCCAAGTACTCCGACTGCGTGCAGCAGCTGCTGACCAAGCAGATCGACGCCGTCACCACGGACGACTCGATCCTCAAGGGCTACGCGGCCGCCAACTCCGGCAAGCTCAAGGTCGTCGGCAAGCCGTTCACCGACGAGCCCTACGGCGTCGGCCTGAACAAGGACGACAAGGTGCTCCGCGAGGCCATCAGCAAGTCGCTGGAGGAGCGCGTCAAGGACGGCACGTACAAGAAGATCTACGAGGCCACGCTGGGCCTGTCCGGTTCGGACTACGTCGAGCCGCCGGCCATCGAGCGCTACTGA
- a CDS encoding VOC family protein: MAIQRMDNVGIVVEDMDAAIAFFVELGMQLEGRAEIEGLFADQCTGLDGVRCDIAMVRTPDGHSRLELAKYHSPEAISDGPRNRPHNTLGTHRVMFAVDDIEDTVARLRTRGAELVGELAQYEDSYRLCYVRGPEGIIVGLAEQLG, translated from the coding sequence ATGGCGATTCAGCGGATGGACAACGTCGGCATCGTTGTCGAGGACATGGACGCCGCCATCGCGTTCTTCGTGGAACTCGGTATGCAACTGGAGGGCAGGGCGGAGATCGAGGGCCTCTTCGCCGACCAGTGCACCGGACTCGACGGTGTCCGCTGTGACATCGCGATGGTCCGAACCCCTGACGGTCACAGTCGGCTCGAGCTGGCGAAGTACCACAGCCCCGAGGCGATCAGCGACGGGCCGCGCAACCGGCCGCACAACACTCTGGGCACGCACCGCGTCATGTTCGCGGTCGACGACATCGAGGACACCGTTGCCCGCCTGCGCACCCGCGGCGCCGAGCTCGTCGGCGAGCTGGCACAGTACGAGGACAGCTACCGGCTCTGCTATGTCCGCGGCCCTGAGGGCATCATCGTCGGACTGGCCGAGCAGCTCGGCTGA
- a CDS encoding cysteine dioxygenase yields the protein MSSLRPAVPTAASLPSPASTAASVPSAAATDVPVPSPSATGSSGAAPTLAELMDFVRSAARDEALIASLPLDPDGRTWLRLDGPGGSEAWLIGWPPGTGTGWHDHADSFGAFTTAAGVLTEHSLAVRLPTDGWRTLELTEGVDRSRALATGQGRAFGQNHVHEVLNESGTTHAVSVHAYYPPLPRIRRFSRAGAVLRLEQTERPEDWQ from the coding sequence GTGTCTTCCCTCCGCCCCGCCGTGCCCACGGCTGCCTCCCTCCCCTCCCCCGCATCCACGGCTGCCTCCGTGCCCTCCGCCGCGGCCACGGATGTGCCCGTTCCCTCCCCTTCCGCGACCGGTTCGTCCGGCGCGGCACCGACGCTCGCGGAGCTGATGGACTTCGTCCGGAGTGCGGCGCGCGACGAGGCGCTCATCGCCTCGCTTCCTCTCGATCCGGACGGCCGCACCTGGCTCCGCCTCGACGGGCCGGGCGGCAGCGAGGCGTGGCTGATCGGCTGGCCGCCGGGCACCGGTACGGGCTGGCACGATCACGCGGACTCGTTCGGCGCGTTCACCACCGCGGCCGGTGTCCTCACGGAGCACTCGCTGGCCGTACGGCTGCCCACCGACGGCTGGAGGACGCTGGAACTGACGGAGGGCGTCGACCGGTCGAGGGCCCTGGCGACCGGCCAGGGCAGGGCCTTCGGGCAGAACCACGTCCACGAGGTCCTCAACGAGTCCGGCACCACCCACGCCGTTTCCGTCCATGCCTACTACCCGCCCCTGCCGCGGATCCGCCGGTTCAGCCGGGCGGGCGCGGTGCTCCGCCTGGAGCAGACCGAGCGCCCGGAGGACTGGCAGTGA
- a CDS encoding rhodanese-like domain-containing protein: MGIDELLERVRAGYDRIGPAEAAGEAASGALLVDIRYAALRDRDGLIPGALVVERNELEWRLDPRGSHRAAEAVGHGLRIVVVCDEGYASSLAVASLRQLGLRRATDLIGGFQAWRAAGLPVIAPLGS, encoded by the coding sequence GTGGGCATCGACGAGCTGCTGGAGCGGGTGAGGGCCGGCTACGACCGGATCGGCCCGGCCGAGGCCGCCGGGGAGGCGGCGTCCGGAGCACTGCTGGTGGACATCCGCTACGCCGCGCTCCGCGACCGCGACGGACTGATCCCGGGCGCACTGGTCGTCGAACGCAATGAGCTGGAGTGGCGGCTCGATCCCCGCGGCAGCCACCGTGCCGCCGAGGCGGTCGGCCACGGCCTGCGGATCGTCGTCGTCTGCGACGAGGGGTACGCCTCCAGTCTCGCGGTCGCCTCGCTGCGGCAGTTGGGGCTGCGCCGGGCCACCGACCTGATCGGCGGCTTCCAGGCGTGGCGCGCCGCGGGACTCCCCGTCATCGCTCCCCTCGGCAGCTGA
- a CDS encoding AzlD domain-containing protein encodes MNVWIAIGLTAVGCYLAKLLGLLVPAGALERPLVRRMAALLPVALLAALTAQQTFAGDGGQLVLDARAVGLGAAALALVLRAPFLVVVGAGVLVTAAVRAPAWG; translated from the coding sequence GTGAACGTCTGGATCGCCATCGGCCTGACCGCGGTGGGCTGCTACCTCGCCAAGCTCCTCGGCCTGCTCGTACCGGCGGGAGCGCTGGAGCGACCGCTCGTCCGCCGCATGGCCGCCCTGCTGCCCGTGGCGCTGCTGGCCGCGCTCACCGCGCAACAGACCTTCGCCGGGGACGGCGGGCAGCTCGTGCTCGATGCCCGCGCCGTCGGTCTCGGCGCGGCGGCACTCGCCCTGGTCCTGCGCGCGCCCTTCCTGGTGGTCGTCGGCGCGGGCGTGCTGGTCACGGCGGCCGTGCGCGCACCGGCCTGGGGGTGA
- a CDS encoding AzlC family ABC transporter permease gives MAEQTALTGGTGTAGALPAGPSGGPGPASEARPDKPDAAVVRDALGVGVAVGLSGFAFGVTSAGSGMSLLQTCALSLFVFTGASQFALVGALAAGGNPYTAAAGAFFLGIRNAFYGLRLSQLLALPRAVRPFAAHWVTDETTAVTLPQPTRRAARVGFTVTGLALYGLWNLTTLVGALGAGALGDTDAWGLDAASPAVFLALLAPLLGSTVERVTAALAVLLALTLLPVLPAGVPVLLSALAAPVVLFLMGRTKRGTADEAGGSGGDSEDHRGYDAEGHSGYGDHGDVAERTEGERWT, from the coding sequence GTGGCAGAACAGACAGCACTCACCGGGGGCACCGGCACGGCCGGTGCCCTCCCCGCAGGTCCGTCCGGCGGCCCCGGTCCGGCGTCGGAGGCCCGACCGGACAAGCCGGACGCGGCCGTCGTCCGGGACGCGCTCGGCGTCGGCGTCGCCGTCGGGCTCTCCGGCTTCGCCTTCGGCGTCACCTCGGCCGGCTCCGGCATGAGCCTGCTCCAGACCTGCGCCCTGAGCCTGTTCGTCTTCACCGGCGCCTCCCAGTTCGCCCTGGTCGGCGCGCTGGCGGCGGGCGGCAATCCGTACACCGCGGCGGCCGGGGCGTTCTTCCTGGGCATCCGGAACGCGTTCTACGGGCTGCGCCTCTCCCAGCTGCTCGCCCTGCCCCGCGCGGTGCGGCCCTTCGCCGCCCACTGGGTCACCGACGAGACGACCGCCGTCACCCTTCCGCAGCCCACCCGGCGGGCCGCGCGCGTCGGCTTCACGGTCACCGGTCTCGCCCTTTACGGGCTGTGGAACCTCACTACCCTGGTGGGTGCTCTGGGCGCGGGGGCGCTGGGCGACACCGACGCGTGGGGCCTGGACGCGGCGAGTCCGGCGGTGTTCCTCGCGCTGCTCGCGCCGCTGCTCGGGAGCACCGTCGAACGTGTCACGGCCGCCCTCGCGGTCCTGCTCGCCCTGACGCTGCTGCCCGTGCTCCCGGCGGGCGTGCCCGTCCTGCTGTCGGCTCTCGCGGCACCCGTCGTCCTCTTCCTGATGGGACGGACGAAGCGGGGAACGGCCGACGAGGCCGGCGGGAGCGGCGGTGACTCCGAGGACCACAGGGGCTACGACGCCGAGGGCCACAGCGGCTATGGGGATCACGGGGACGTGGCGGAGCGGACGGAGGGGGAGCGGTGGACGTGA
- a CDS encoding AI-2E family transporter, producing the protein MPGWLPRAMVLALALYACFLLGSWAFHQLIGLLTNVLIAFFLALAIEPAVGRMAGYGMRRGLATFLVFLGLMIFGVGFVVLLGSMLAGQIVNMVDELPKYIDSVIHWVNQTFRTRLSRVEVQDSLLHSDWLQKYVQNSATGVLDVSTTVLGGLFRLLTIFLFSFYFAADGPRLRRALCSVLPPARQTEVLRAWEIAVDKTGGYIYSRGLMALISGVAHYILLMILEVPYAPALAVWVGLVSQFIPTIGTYLAGALPMLIAFTVDPWYALWVLGFVVVYQQFENYVLQPKLTAKTVDIHPAVAFGSVVAGTALLGAVGALVAIPAVATLQAFLSAYVKRYDVTDDPRVHGGSSRRPGRPLSSRLRRLMSGRPAAGPGGADGSGGPSQQ; encoded by the coding sequence ATGCCCGGCTGGCTGCCGCGGGCGATGGTGCTGGCCCTCGCGCTCTACGCCTGCTTCCTGCTCGGCAGCTGGGCTTTCCACCAGCTCATCGGGTTGCTGACGAACGTGCTGATCGCGTTCTTCCTGGCCCTCGCCATCGAGCCCGCGGTCGGCCGGATGGCCGGATACGGCATGCGACGCGGACTCGCCACGTTCCTCGTCTTCCTCGGTCTGATGATCTTCGGCGTCGGATTCGTCGTGCTCCTGGGGTCCATGCTCGCGGGCCAGATCGTCAACATGGTCGACGAGCTCCCCAAGTACATCGACTCGGTGATCCACTGGGTCAACCAGACGTTCCGCACCAGACTGTCCCGCGTCGAGGTCCAGGACAGCCTGCTGCACTCCGACTGGCTGCAGAAGTACGTCCAGAACAGCGCCACCGGTGTGCTCGACGTCTCCACCACCGTCCTCGGCGGGCTGTTCCGGCTGCTGACGATCTTCCTGTTCTCCTTCTACTTCGCCGCGGACGGCCCCCGGCTGCGGCGCGCCCTGTGCTCCGTCCTGCCGCCGGCCCGGCAGACGGAGGTGCTGCGCGCCTGGGAGATCGCGGTCGACAAGACCGGCGGCTACATCTACTCGCGCGGCCTGATGGCGCTGATCTCCGGCGTCGCGCACTACATCCTGCTGATGATCCTCGAGGTGCCGTACGCCCCGGCGCTCGCGGTCTGGGTCGGACTCGTCTCCCAGTTCATCCCCACCATCGGCACGTATCTCGCGGGCGCGCTGCCCATGCTGATCGCCTTCACGGTCGACCCCTGGTACGCGCTGTGGGTGCTCGGCTTCGTCGTGGTCTACCAGCAGTTCGAGAACTATGTGCTCCAGCCCAAGCTGACCGCGAAGACCGTGGACATCCATCCCGCGGTCGCCTTCGGATCGGTCGTCGCCGGCACGGCCCTGCTCGGTGCGGTCGGCGCGCTGGTCGCCATCCCCGCCGTCGCCACGCTCCAGGCGTTCCTCAGCGCCTATGTGAAGCGGTACGACGTCACCGACGATCCCCGTGTGCACGGGGGAAGCAGCCGCAGGCCCGGAAGGCCGCTGTCGTCACGGCTCCGCCGGCTGATGAGCGGCCGCCCGGCCGCCGGCCCCGGAGGCGCGGACGGCTCGGGCGGGCCGTCCCAGCAGTAA
- the recA gene encoding recombinase RecA, which produces MAGTDREKALDAALAQIERQFGKGAVMRLGERPNEPVEVIPTGSTALDVALGVGGLPRGRVVEVYGPESSGKTTLTLHAVANAQKLGGSVAFIDAEHALDPEYAKKLGVDIDNLILSQPDNGEQALEIVDMLVRSGALDLIVIDSVAALVPRAEIEGEMGDSHVGLQARLMSQALRKITSALNQSKTTAIFINQLREKIGVMFGSPETTTGGRALKFYASVRLDIRRIETLKDGTDAVGNRTRVKVVKNKVAPPFKQAEFDILYGQGISREGGLIDMGVEHGFVRKAGAWYTYEGDQLGQGKENARNFLKDNPDLANEIEKKILEKLGVGVRPDAAAAAEPAADGAAPAAEGAAKPATAAAAKAKPAKTAAAKS; this is translated from the coding sequence ATGGCAGGAACCGACCGCGAGAAGGCGTTGGACGCCGCACTCGCACAGATTGAACGGCAGTTCGGCAAGGGTGCGGTGATGCGCCTGGGCGAGCGGCCGAACGAGCCCGTCGAGGTCATCCCCACGGGATCGACCGCCCTCGACGTCGCCCTCGGCGTGGGCGGTCTGCCGCGCGGCCGCGTGGTGGAGGTGTACGGGCCGGAGTCCTCCGGCAAGACGACGCTGACGCTGCACGCGGTGGCGAACGCGCAGAAGCTCGGCGGCTCGGTGGCGTTCATCGACGCCGAGCACGCGCTGGACCCGGAGTACGCGAAGAAGCTCGGCGTCGACATCGACAACCTCATCCTGTCCCAGCCGGACAACGGTGAGCAGGCGCTGGAGATCGTCGACATGCTGGTGCGCTCCGGCGCGCTGGACCTGATCGTCATCGACTCCGTGGCGGCCCTGGTGCCGCGTGCGGAGATCGAGGGCGAGATGGGCGACTCGCACGTGGGTCTCCAGGCCCGGCTGATGAGTCAGGCGCTCCGCAAGATCACCAGTGCGCTCAACCAGTCCAAGACCACCGCGATCTTCATCAACCAGCTCCGGGAGAAGATCGGCGTGATGTTCGGCTCCCCGGAGACCACCACGGGTGGCCGGGCGCTGAAGTTCTACGCCTCCGTGCGCCTCGACATCCGCCGGATCGAGACGCTCAAGGACGGCACCGACGCGGTCGGCAACCGCACTCGTGTCAAGGTCGTCAAGAACAAGGTCGCCCCGCCGTTCAAGCAGGCGGAGTTCGACATCCTCTACGGCCAGGGCATCAGCCGCGAGGGCGGTCTGATCGACATGGGCGTGGAGCACGGCTTCGTCCGCAAGGCCGGTGCCTGGTACACGTACGAGGGCGACCAGCTCGGCCAGGGCAAGGAGAACGCCCGCAACTTCCTCAAGGACAACCCCGACCTCGCCAACGAGATCGAGAAGAAGATCCTGGAGAAGCTGGGTGTCGGCGTCCGTCCGGACGCCGCCGCCGCTGCCGAGCCCGCCGCGGACGGTGCGGCCCCGGCGGCCGAAGGGGCGGCGAAGCCGGCGACCGCGGCAGCCGCCAAGGCCAAGCCGGCCAAGACCGCGGCGGCCAAGAGCTAG
- a CDS encoding putative leader peptide produces the protein MTDTDVRLWRRVHMDLVRYAGCVCRPSC, from the coding sequence ATGACCGACACCGATGTGCGCCTGTGGCGGAGGGTCCATATGGACCTCGTCCGCTACGCGGGCTGCGTGTGTCGTCCGTCCTGCTGA